The Triticum aestivum cultivar Chinese Spring chromosome 7B, IWGSC CS RefSeq v2.1, whole genome shotgun sequence genome window below encodes:
- the LOC123162453 gene encoding pentatricopeptide repeat-containing protein At5g65560, translating to MPLPVPTSRLLAAISAAASSTADLRRLSHLLLTPYTPLPPLRCLNTLLMALARHRMLPDMESFASRMPARNLHTYTTLINAYCLAGDLPAAKRHLASLLRAGLAPDSHAYTSFVLGYCRAGLLSHACRVFVLMPLRGCARTVFTYTALLHGLCGAGMVREAVAVFAGMRADGCAPDTHVYATMVHGLCGAGRTGEAEVILTEAMAEGFEPNVVVYNALIDGYCNAGDLELAVKVYERMDLKGCSANVRTYTELICGFCKSGKVDRAMVMFSRMVEAGLAPNVVTYTALIQGQCNDGQLECAFRMLQSMEATGLVPSEWTCSMLIDALCKRGRVGEAQLFLGSLIQKGYRVNEIVYSSLIDGLCKAGKVDAADKLMQKLVSQGFVLDAHTYSSLIDGLCRQKELSQAMLVLDDMMVKGVQPNTVTYTILIDELVRELGSEGSKKILNKMIAAGINPDVFTYTIFVRSYCHEGRMEDAEHMMVEMVDQGISPNLVTYNTLISGYANLGLASQAFSVFKHMVASRCKPNEESYTALLRLLVKKKSSNNILASSVDIWKIAEMEYLQELLEEVVKLQLLSDIEIYNCFLRSLCRVDRLEETKILLGEMQSANLTPGEDVYTSIIGCCCRLKMPTEALTFLDSMVKSGYLPRIESYRHIICSLCEEGSIKTAKKVLGHMLLEEYNYDEIVWKILIDGLLRKGNAAECLILLSVMEEQDYRPGDALYAKLTGKVSIANDAHEVAQ from the coding sequence ATGCCCCTACCCGTTCCCAcctcccgcctcctcgccgccatcTCCGCTGCCGCGTCCTCAACTGCAGACCTCCGCCGCCTCTCCCACCTCCTCCTCACCCCCTACACCCCACTCCCCCCGCTCCGCTGCCTCAATACCCTCCTCATGGCGCTCGCCCGCCACCGCATGCTCCCAGACATGGAGTCCTTCGCATCCCGCATGCCCGCGCGCAACCTTCACACGTACACCACCCTTATCAATGCCTactgcctcgccggcgacctccctgCTGCCAAGCGGCATCTTGCCTCCCTACTCCGCGCTGGTCTTGCGCCGGACTCTCATGCGTATACCTCATTTGTTCTCGGATATTGTCGGGCCGGGCTGCTTTCGCACGCCTGCCGGGTGTTCGTGCTAATGCCGCTCCGAGGATGTGCACGCACTGTGTTCACGTACACTGCGTTGCTCCATGGGCTGTGTGGCGCCGGTATGGTGCGTGAGGCTGTGGCAGTGTTTGCTGGGATGCGGGCAGACGGGTGCGCCCCTGACACACATGTGTATGCCACGATGGTGCATGGACTGTGTGGGGCGGGGCGAACTGGTGAGGCAGAGGTTATTCTCACGGAGGCAATGGCTGAGGGTTTTGAGCCAAATGTGGTCGTCTACAATGCCCTGATTGATGGCTACTGCAATGCTGGGGATCTGGAGCTCGCGGTTAAGGTTTATGAGAGGATGGATCTTAAGGGGTGCTCAGCGAACGTGCGAACGTATACTGAGCTGATATGTGGGTTCTGCAAATCTGGCAAGGTGGACAGAGCCATGGTGATGTTCAGCCGGATGGTTGAGGCTGGTTTGGCTCCAAATGTGGTGACATACACGGCCTTAATTCAGGGGCAGTGCAATGATGGGCAGTTGGAATGTGCTTTTAGGATGCTCCAATCGATGGAGGCCACTGGGCTGGTTCCTAGTGAGTGGACTTGCTCGATGTTGATTGATGCTCTGTGCAAACGTGGAAGGGTTGGGGAAGCTCAGTTGTTTCTTGGGTCTCTTATACAGAAAGGATACAGAGTGAATGAGATTGTCTACAGCAGCTTGATTGATGGACTGTGCAAGGCAGGAAAGGTTGATGCTGCTGACAAGTTAATGCAGAAATTGGTTTCACAGGGGTTTGTGCTAGACGCTCACACATACAGTTCACTAATTGATGGATTATGCAGGCAAAAGGAGTTGTCACAAGCGATGTTGGTGTTGGATGATATGATGGTGAAAGGAGTACAACCCAATACTGTCACGTATACCATTCTAATTGATGAGCTTGTTAGGGAGCTAGGATCTGAAGGTTCAAAGAAGATACTTAATAAGATGATTGCGGCAGGAATTAATCCTGATGTTTTCACGTACACAATATTTGTTCGCTCCTACTGTCATGAGGGAAGGATGGAAGATGCTGAACATATGATGGTTGAAATGGTTGATCAGGGCATTTCCCCTAATTTAGTGACATATAACACTTTGATTAGTGGGTATGCAAATTTAGGACTAGCCAGTCAAGCATTTTCAGTTTTCAAGCACATGGTTGCTAGTAGATGCAAGCCAAATGAGGAGTCCTACACGGCCCTGCTTAGATTATTGGTAAAGAAAAAATCCTCTAATAATATCCTTGCCAGCTCTGTTGATATATGGAAAATAGCAGAAATGGAATATCTCCAGGAGCTTCTGGAGGAGGTGGTTAAGCTTCAGTTGCTTTCAGACATTGAAATTTACAATTGTTTTCTTAGGTCTTTATGCCGAGTTGATAGATTGGAGGAAACCAAAATTTTGCTCGGTGAGATGCAGAGTGCTAACTTGACCCCTGGTGAGGATGTATATACTTCAATTATAGGGTGTTGTTGCAGACTAAAAATGCCAACAGAAGCTTTGACATTTCTTGATTCAATGGTCAAAAGTGGTTATTTACCACGTATAGAATCGTATAGGCATATTATTTGTTCTCTTTGTGAGGAGGGAAGTATTAAGACTGCTAAAAAGGTTTTGGGTCACATGTTATTGGAGGAATACAACTATGATGAGATTGTTTGGAAGATTCTGATTGATGGTCTATTGCGGAAGGGCAATGCTGCTGAGTGTTTGATTCTGCTCTCAGTGATGGAGGAGCAAGATTATCGTCCTGGTGACGCATTGTATGCCAAGCTTACAGGTAAAGTATCAATTGCAAATGA